The Etheostoma spectabile isolate EspeVRDwgs_2016 chromosome 1, UIUC_Espe_1.0, whole genome shotgun sequence genome has a segment encoding these proteins:
- the zgc:165481 gene encoding E3 ubiquitin-protein ligase RNF182, which produces MKDSAAETTGMEEGESHTLGQDHDLKMSGSQAELEEKDCPPPEELECKICYQRYNAHNRKPKILDCLHRVCARCLIKILDIADGAGFISCPFCRHQTEITEYEVSALPDDAIIMSHLAMRDKSWSSDHNREVVLTPTGFCSSSPSHNSSNCLVITIMEVQRDSQHSPSRNGSSDIYAEQSLDSVSMDSNGQADQDALSKFCNHVPRILVWLLGFLYFGSLPLGIYLLVIQRVTLGIVCVSLVPSSLTVCLVYGFCQCLCQGMCDCYSRG; this is translated from the exons ATGAAGGACAGCGCAGCAGAGACAACTGGAATGGAGGAGGGGGAGTCACACACATTGGGACAAG ACCATGACTTGAAGATGAGTGGTTCTCAGGCTGAGTTAGAGGAGAAGGACTGTCCTCCACCAGAAGAATTAGAGTGTAAAATCTGTTACCAACGGTACAATGCCCACAACCGCAAGCCTAAGATCTTGGACTGCCTGCACCGGGTCTGTGCCCGCTGCCTCATTAAGATCCTGGACATCGCTGACGGGGCAGGCTTCATCTCCTGCCCCTTTTGCCGACACCAAACTGAGATCACAGAGTACGAGGTGTCAGCCCTCCCTGATGATGCTATCATCATGTCCCACTTGGCAATGCGGGACAAATCCTGGAGCTCAGACCACAACAGGGAGGTGGTTTTGACTCCAACGGGTTTCTGCTCCTCAAGCCCATCTCACAATTCCTCCAACTGCCTGGTCATCACTATAATGGAAGTGCAGAGGGACTCACAGCACTCCCCAAGCCGAAACGGCAGCTCTGACATCTATGCTGAGCAGAGCCTGGACTCAGTATCGATGGACTCCAATGGACAGGCTGATCAGGACGCTCTTTCCAAGTTCTGTAATCACGTCCCACGCATCCTGGTCTGGCTGCTGGGATTCTTGTACTTTGGCTCACTGCCTCTAGGAATCTACTTGTTGGTGATCCAGAGAGTGACACTGGGTATTGTATGTGTTAGCTTGGTGCCATCAAGCCTGACAGTTTGCCTGGTCTATGGGTTCTGCCAGTGTCTGTGCCAGGGCATGTGTGACTGCTACTCCAGGGGCTGA